The following DNA comes from Myxococcales bacterium.
ACGAGGACAGCGGTCAGATCGACCTGTTTCAGTACATGACCGTGGTCGAGGCGGTCGCGGATTCGGAGCGCGAAATCGCGCTGGACGTCGCCCGCAAACACGGGCTCGAAGCCGAGGTCGGAGAGGAGCTGGGCTTCCAGGTCTTCTGGCACCCCCGCGACGCCGAGAAAGCCCGGCAGCAGGACAAAGAGTTCGGCGCCGTGCTCGACATGAAACAGGCGCGCAGCACGTTCGGGCGCATCGCGGCGCAGACCGCCAAACAGGTGCTGCTGCAGCGCGTGCGCGATGCCGAGCGCGACATCATCTACAACGAGTACAAGGACCGCCAGGGTCAGCTCATTCGCGGCATCGTTCGGCGCTTCGAGAAAGGTCACAACATCGTGGTCGATCTCGGGCGGACGGAGGGCATCTTGCCCGCCCGCGAGCAGACGCCGCGGGAGACCTATCGCCCCGGTGATCGCATCGTTGCCTTCGTGAAGGACATCGACCGCGAGGCCCGCGGTCCGATGATCATCCTCAGCCGCTCGGCGCCCCCGCTGGTGGACAAGCTGTTCGAGGCGGAGGTGCCGGAGATCTACGAAGGTATCGTCAAGATCGTCGGCGTCGCCCGGGAGCCGGGCAGCCGCAGCAAGATCGCCGTGACCACCCGGGATTCGGACGTCGATCCGGTGGGAGCGTGTGTCGGTATCAAAGGCTCGCGCGTGCAGGCGGTGGTGCAAGAGCTGCGGGGCGAGAAGATCGACATCGTGCCGTTCGACAAGGATCCGGCGCGCTACATCATCAACGCCATCCAGCCCGCCGAGGTGAACAAGGTGATCGTCGACGAGGCGGACCATCGCATGGAGCTCGTGGTTCCGGACGAGAAGCTCTCGTTGGCCATCG
Coding sequences within:
- the nusA gene encoding transcription termination/antitermination protein NusA, with the protein product MAAHAAGLDVDLGGIVEQVASEKGIDKQILIETMEAAILKAAQAAFGPTRELEARFNEDSGQIDLFQYMTVVEAVADSEREIALDVARKHGLEAEVGEELGFQVFWHPRDAEKARQQDKEFGAVLDMKQARSTFGRIAAQTAKQVLLQRVRDAERDIIYNEYKDRQGQLIRGIVRRFEKGHNIVVDLGRTEGILPAREQTPRETYRPGDRIVAFVKDIDREARGPMIILSRSAPPLVDKLFEAEVPEIYEGIVKIVGVAREPGSRSKIAVTTRDSDVDPVGACVGIKGSRVQAVVQELRGEKIDIVPFDKDPARYIINAIQPAEVNKVIVDEADHRMELVVPDEKLSLAIGRKGQNVRLASQLTGWKLDIISESKFKQMEEEALQALREIDEVDEDLARAMYRLGFRALEEIAEADVAELVSIQGVGTPEAAQSLKLRAESSMERMRRERIEQSASRVEALTEKERLRFVRGVGLRTAQLLEEAGYKTVAELSREDADRLAIRTGLGIKKARLIQQGALHFLDHEAKEIDLARAKFAAEAAEAAEAAAEAGAAEPGTAEPEPARVEE